In one Alnus glutinosa chromosome 12, dhAlnGlut1.1, whole genome shotgun sequence genomic region, the following are encoded:
- the LOC133851787 gene encoding uncharacterized protein LOC133851787, with translation MGGLLHFFDFHQGNMARKVRTQKRNVGGLGAPQNRLELQVESSESYYTVQDVPYSHQVEEHWSERNCYPIEASMKKLIKDEVSKQSNNRQNAPSIVARLMGVDTLPSDTKSVAQPINKKNEKVGVKFSKKEMGGKSSVGHVSSDSNSSTLMELNSSYRDKDKSADRWSRDQKLGKLRRREHPQEEELQKFKKEFEAWQAARFKECSRVIELDSIPGLLAQEDLNKEKMAIYATSGRRVSEKPVEPKSHTLKEMSHERGSLQLHGDILDFFPSEQKESFPLRSRTMSRDFEQSSLMSSSQKLDKSSAPTKIVILKPGPDRISNPEESWPSSSGTLEERGSIEDFLEEVKERLKCEMQGKTVKRGSVGRGSGIETPFSEKPSDPKKIARHIAKQVRESVTRDLGRNLIRSESTRSYRSDIQSNGPASPDFISRDTRKFLSERLRNVLKQETQLDIPMVASSSYALDNEEAKLKQVRDTLKARNEVICREIVKDEQEIQTRSFRHGSDDGVLQRELSPRNLLRSLSAPVSGTSFGKLLLEDRHIVTGAHIRRKHEAIDDVTLDVKKQKKEKFNFKEKVSNFRYSLAFRGRLFGKKMQSMVESHSSEHDFMRDIMSGPTILMNLGERHENSTEVPPSPASVCSSTQEDSWRQADHISPMSTPDVTPGEDNGVPQVFREISFNLNELRKQLNQLKSHGPEDTTIEQESDEPGMVELEDPTEAYIRDLLVSSGLYDGSSDTSFFRWDTFAKPISNSVFEEVEESYRKLAKEDESMIKDDIEKVDHKLLLDLLNQTLSTILGPLSIMSTFKRKMIHFSMLPTLRGTRLLNRVCEIIRVYLHPSTDKSHYSLESMEARDLGSTPWSVLIDDEINILGREMECLIIGDLVEEIVKDMKL, from the exons ATGGGAGGCCTCTTGCACTTTTTTGACTTCCATCAGGGGAACATGGCCAGGAAAGTTCGTACCCAGAAGAGAAATGTTGGCG GCCTTGGAGCTCCTCAGAATAGACTGGAGCTGCAAGTAGAATCTTCTGAAAGCTATTATACTGTACAAGATGTGCCG TACTCTCATCAAGTGGAAGAACACTGGTCTGAAAGGAACTGTTATCCAATTGAGGCTTCAATGAAGAAATTGATAAAGGATGAAGTATCCAAACAATCAAACAACAGACAAAATGCTCCAAGCATTGTTGCTCGGCTGATGGGAGTGGACACGTTGCCATCAGATACAAAATCTGTAGCTCAACCAATCaacaaaaagaatgaaaaagtgGGAGTAAAGTTCTCAAAGAAGGAAATGGGTGGAAAGAGCTCAGTTGGTCATGTCTCTTCTGACTCAAATTCTTCCACGCTGATGGAACTCAATTCATCTTACCGTGATAAAGACAAAAGTGCTGATAGATGGAGCAGAGATCAGAAGTTAGGAAAACTGAGGCGTCGAGAACATCCTCAAGAGGAGGAACTACAGAAgttcaagaaagaatttgaagCATGGCAAGCAGCCAGGTTTAAGGAATGTTCTAGGGTTATTGAACTTGACAGCATCCCTGGACTACTTGCTCAAGAAGACCTCAACAAGGAAAAGATGGCAATTTATGCAACTTCTGGGAGAAGAGTAAGTGAGAAGCCAGTAGAACCTAAGAGTCATACGTTAAAGGAAATGTCACATGAAAGGGGCAGCTTACAGCTACATGGAGACATATTGGATTTTTTCCCTTCTGAGCAGAAGGAATCTTTTCCATTGAGAAGCAGGACCATGAGTAGAGACTTTGAGCAGTCCTCCCTGATGAGTTCGAGTCAGAAGCTGGATAAATCTTCAGCTCCCACAAAGATAGTGATTTTGAAGCCTGGTCCTGATAGAATTTCTAACCCCGAAGAGTCTTGGCCGAGTTCCTCGGGCACTTTAGAGGAGAGAGGTAGTATAGAGGATTTTCTTGAGGAGGTGAAGGAGCGGTTGAAATGTGAAATGCAAGGGAAAACTGTTAAGAGGGGTTCTGTCGGCCGAGGAAGTGGAATTGAGACCCCTTTCAGCGAAAAGCCATCAGATCCTAAAAAAATTGCTAGGCATATAGCAAAACAAGTCCGAGAAAGTGTAACTAGGGACCTTGGAAGGAATTTGATACGATCAGAATCAACAAGGTCATATAGAAGTGACATTCAGTCCAATGGACCAGCTTCCCCAGATTTCATCAGCCGAGACACCAGGAAATTCTTGTCAGAGAGACTAAGGAATGTTCTCAAGCAAGAAACACAGCTTGACATTCCTATGGTGGCCTCTTCATCATACGCGTTAGATAATGAAGAGGCCAAACTAAAACAAGTTAGAGATACGTTGAAGGCCAGAAATGAGGTGATTTGCCGGGAAATTGTGAAagatgaacaagaaattcaaaCCAGATCTTTCAGGCATGGGTCAGATGATGGAGTGCTCCAGAGAGAGTTATCCCCAAGAAATCTTCTTAGGTCTTTGTCAGCCCCAGTATCAGGAACATCATTTGGGAAGCTTCTTCTTGAAGATCGTCACATTGTAACTGGTGCCCACATCCGGAGAAAGCATGAAGCCATTGATGATGTGACACTGGATgtaaagaaacagaagaaagaaaagtttaattttaaagaaaaagtttcCAATTTCAGATATAGTTTGGCTTTTAGAGGGAGGTTGTTTGGTAAAAAGATGCAATCAATGGTGGAATCACATAGCAGTGAACACGATTTTATGAGAGATATCATGAGTGGACCAACAATTCTCATGAACCTTGGCGAGAGGCAT GAGAACTCCACTGAGGTGCCTCCTAGTCCTGCATCTGTGTGCAGCAGTACTCAAGAAGATTCCTGGAGGCAAGCTGATCACATCAGCCCTATGTCAACACCGGATGTAACTCCAGGAGAAGATAATGGTGTGCCACAGGTTTTTAGAGAGATCAGCTTCAATCTGAATG AGCTGCGGAAGCAACTAAATCAACTTAAATCTCATGGGCCCGAGGACACAACAATCGAACAAGAGTCTGATGAGCCTGGAATGGTTGAGCTGGAGGACCCAACAGAAGCTTACATAAGAGATCTTCTTGTTTCTTCAGGCTTGTATGATGGATCATCTGATACATCTTTTTTCAGATGGGACACATTTGCAAAGCCTATCAGTAACTCCGTGTTTGAAGAAGTGGAAGAATCTTATAGAAAACTGGCCAAGGAGGATGAAAGTATGATAAAGGATGACATTGAGAAGGTAGATCACAAGCTGCTACTTGATTTGTTAAATCAAACACTTTCAACTATTCTTGGACCACTTTCGATCATGTCtacattcaaaagaaaaatgattcatTTCTCTATGCTGCCGACTTTACGTGGAACGAGGTTATTGAATCGTGTGTGCGAGATTATCCGTGTGTATTTACACCCTTCAACGGACAAATCTCATTACTCACTTGAAAGTATGGAGGCCCGGGATCTGGGATCAACCCCTTGGTCTGTACTGATAGATGATGAGATTAATATTTTGGGAAGAGAGATGGAATGTCTGATAATTGGAGATTTGGTTGAGGAAATTGTGAAGGACATGAAACTATAG
- the LOC133851419 gene encoding vacuolar protein-sorting-associated protein 11 homolog: MYQWRKFEFFEEKSAGKSNRVPEEVSGRIECCSSGRGKVVIGCDDGTVCLLDRGLKFNYAFQAHSSSVLFLQQLKQRNFLVTVGEDEQISPQQSAMCLKVFDLDKMQPEGTSTTSPDCIGILRIFTNQFPEAKITSFLVLEEAPPILHIAIGLDNGCIYCIKGDIGRERISRFKLQVDNLSDKSQSAITGLGFRVDGQALQLFAITPASVSLFSLQDQPPKRQTLDQIGSNVNSVAMSDRSEFIIGRPEAVYFYEVDGRGPCWAFEGEKKFLGWFRGYLLCVIADQRNGKNTFNVYDLKNRLIAHSIVVKEVTHMLCEWGNIILIMSDKSALCIGEKDMESKLDMLFKKNLYTVAINLVQSQQADAAATAEVLRKYGDHLYSKQEYDEAMSQYIHTIGHLEPSYVIQKFLDAQRIYNLTNYLEKLHEKGLASKDHTTLLLNCYTKLKDVGKLNIFIKSEDGVGEHKFDVETAIRVCRAANYHEHAMYVAKKAGRHEWYLKILLEDLGRYDEALQYISSLEPSQAGVTVKEYGKILIEHKPVETIEILMRLCTEDKESAKHGASSGAYLSMLPSPVDFLNIFIHHPQSLMDFLEKYTDKVKDSPAQVEIHNTVLELYLSNDMNFPSISQTSNNGDLNLGAAGMSRAESNGKFAADRKDSAKEKDSLERRDKGLRLLKSAWPSELEHPLYDVDLAIILCEMNTFKEGLLYLYEKMKLYKEVIACYMQAHDHEGLIACCKRLGDSGKGGDPSLWADLLKYFGELGEDCSKEVKEVLTYIERDDILPPIIVLQTLSRNPCLTLSVIKDYIARKLEQESKLIEEDRRAIEKYQEDSLAMRKEVEDLRMNARIFQLSKCTACTFTLDLPAVHFMCMHSFHQRCLGDNEKECPECAPEYRSVLEMKRSLEQTSKDQDQFFRQVKSSKDGFSVIAEYFGKGIISKTSNGPTGGVRAGSTSSSSGL, encoded by the exons ATGTACCAGTGGAGGAAATTCGAGTTCTTCGAGGAGAAGAGCGCTGGGAAATCGAATAGGGTACCAGAGGAGGTCAGCGGCAGAATCGAGTGCTGCTCGAGCGGTAGAGGGAAGGTGGTGATCGGATGTGACGACGGCACCGTCTGCCTGCTCGATCGCGGCCTCAAATTCAACTACGCCTTCCAAGCCCACTCCTCCTCCGTCCTCTTTCTCCAGCAGCTCAAg CAACGCAACTTTTTGGTAACTGTTGGAGAGGATGAACAAATATCTCCGCAGCAATCAGCTATGTGTCTGAAGGTCTTTGATCTTGATAAGATGCAGCCAGAGGGCACAAGCACGACTAGCCCTGATTGTATTGGTATATTGCGGATATTCACTAATCAGTTTCCTGAAGCAAAG ATCACATCATTCTTAGTACTAGAGGAAGCACCACCAATACTACATATAGCTATTGGCTTGGATAATGGTTGCATTTACTGCATCAAAGGAGACATTGGACGTGAGCGTATCTCCCGTTTCAAGCTTCAGGTGGATAACCTCTCAGACAAAAGCCAGTCTGCTATAACTGGTCTAGGTTTCAGAGTGGATGGTCAAGCCCTTCAATTATTTGCCATTACTCCAGCTTCAGTTAGCTTGTTCAGCCTGCAGGACCAACCTCCGAAACGGCAAACCCTAGATCAGATTGGATCCAATGTCAACAGTGTTGCGATGAGTGACCGCTCG GAGTTCATAATTGGTCGACCTGAGGCTGTATACTTTTACGAAGTTGATGGACGTGGTCCATGTTGGGCTTTTGAAGGAGAGAAGAAGTTTCTAGGGTGGTTTCGTGGATACCTTTTATGTGTTATTGCAGACCAAAGAAATGGCAAGAATACTTTCAATGTTTATGACCTGAAGAACCGTTTGATAGCCCATAGTATAGTGGTTAAAGAAGTTACTCACATGCTTTGTGAATGGGGGAACATAATACTCATAATGTCTGACAAATCAGCTTTGTGTATCGGGGAGAAGGATATGGAAAGCAAGTTAGATATGCTCTTTAAGAAAAACCTTTATACTGTAGCTATAAATCTTGTTCAAAGTCAACAAGCTGATGCTGCTGCAACTGCAGAGGTGTTAAGAAAGTATGGGGACCATCTATATAGCAAGCAAGAGTATGATGAGGCTATGTCCCAGTATATCCACACTATTGGTCATCTTGAACCTTCTTATGTCATACAGAAGTTTTTAGATGCACAAAGAATCTACAATCTTACGAACTACTTGGAGAAATTACATGAGAAGGGGCTTGCTTCTAAAGATCATACAACTCTTCTCTTAAACTGTTACACCAAATTGAAAGATGTGGGGAAGCTAAATATATTCATTAAAAGTGAGGATGGTGTTGGGGAACATAAGTTTGATGTCGAAACTGCAATAAGGGTTTGCCGTGCTGCCAATTATCATGAGCATGCCATGTATGTTGCTAAGAAGGCAGGGAGGCATGAATGGTACTTAAAGATCTTACTTGAAGACCTTGGTAGATATGATGAAGCATTGCAATATATTTCAAGCCTTGAACCAAGTCAAGCAGGGGTAACAGTGAAGGAGTATGGTAAGATTCTCATAGAGCACAAGCCAGTGGAGACTATTGAGATACTCATGAGGCTTTGTACAGAGGATAAAGAATCAGCTAAGCACGGAGCCTCCAGTGGTGCATACTTATCTATGTTGCCATCTCCTGTTGATTTTCTCAACATTTTCATCCATCACCCGCAGTCCCTTAtggattttcttgaaaaatatacTGACAAGGTGAAAGACTCGCCTGCTCAAGTTGAAATCCACAACACGGTACTGGAGTTGTACTTGTCCAATGACATGAACTTTCCATCAATCTCACAAACTAGCAACAATGGAGATCTTAATCTTGGAGCAGCTGGAATGTCAAGAGCTGAGTCCAATGGGAAATTTGCTGCTGATCGCAAAGATTCAGCTAAGGAAAAGGATAGCCTGGAAAGGCGTGACAAGGGGCTACGTTTGCTTAAAAGTGCATGGCCATCTGAGCTAGAACATCCGCTTTATGATGTTGATTTAGCCATTATTCTGTGTGAAATGAATACATTTAAAGAAGGGCTGTTGTATCTATATGAAAAGATGAAACTATATAAAGAGGTGATTGCTTGCTATATGCAGGCACATGACCATGAGGGATTGATTGCGTGCTGCAAAAGGTTGGGGGATTCAGGTAAAGGAGGGGACCCATCTCTTTGGGCAGATCTGCTGAAGTATTTTGGTGAACTTGGAGAAGATTGCTCCAAAGAAGTGAAGGAAGTTTTGACCTATATTGAAAGGGATGACATCTTGCCTCCTATTATTGTTCTTCAAACGCTGTCTAGAAATCCATGCCTCACACTCTCTGTCATTAAGGATTATATTGCTCGAAAGCTTGAACAGGAATCAAAGCTGATTGAAGAGGACCGACGAGCTATTGAGAAGTATCAG GAAGACAGTTTGGCAATGAGAAAAGAAGTTGAGGATCTCAGGATGAATGCCAGAATATTTCAGCTTAGCAAGTGCACTGCATGCACTTTCACACTTGATCTCCCAGCTGTACACTTTATGTGTATGCACTCATTCCATCAGCGCTGCCTCGGTGATAATGAAAAGGAGTGTCCTGAGTGTGCTCCCGAATATCGGTCTGTTCTAGAAATGAAGAGAAGCTTGGAGCAGACTTCTAAAGACCAGGATCAGTTCTTCCGGCAAGTGAAGAGTTCAAAGGATGGGTTTTCTGTGATTGCCGAGTAttttggaaaaggaatcataaGCAAAACTAGTAATGGACCAACTGGTGGTGTTAGAGCAGGCAGCACTTCTTCCAGCAGTGGCCTCTGA
- the LOC133851952 gene encoding WUSCHEL-related homeobox 13, protein MTEFNMMEWEKQGGHDRHHHHHQQQQQQQEREEQNGSVGNIDVNGNGGMLYVKVMTDEQLETLRKQIAVYASICEQLVEMHKNLTAQQDLAGVRLGNIYCDPLMTSAGHKITSRQRWTPTPVQLQILERIFEQGTGTPSKQKIKDITSELSQHGQISETNVYNWFQNRRARSKRKQQNAASNTAESEVETEVDSPKDKKTKPEEFHSQQNSDPRAEDLCFQNPEISSDLHFLDSQSSKEETMFPTDGSLKPARGLGQISFYDGLLTNPRNDHLTGKMEVPGSYSLYHHPEDFGM, encoded by the exons ATGACCGAGTTTAACATGATGGAGTGGGAGAAACAAGGAGGACATgatcgtcatcatcatcatcatcagcagcagcagcagcagcaagaGAGGGAGGAGCAGAATGGGAGTGTTGGTAATATCGACGTTAATGGGAATGGTGGGATGTTGTATGTGAAGGTTATGACGGATGAGCAGTTGGAGACTCTTCGCAAGCAGATTGCTGTTTACGCCTCAATCTGCGAGCAACTCGTTGAGATGCACAAGAACCTCACTGCCCAACAAGATCTCGCAG GAGTGAGGCTGGGCAACATATACTGTGACCCTTTAATGACATCTGCTGGCCACAAAATTACTTCCAGACAGCGGTGGACTCCAACACCAGTGCAGCTTCAGATTCTGGAGCGTATATTTGAGCAAGGGACTGGAACCCCAAGCAAGCAGAAGATCAAAGACATAACCTCTGAACTGAGTCAGCATGGCCAAATTTCAGAAACAAATGTCTATAATTGGTTCCAGAACAGGCGTGCTCGATCAAAACGGAAGCAACAAAATGCAGCATCGAACACTGCTGAATCAGAAGTAGAGACAGAAGTTGATTCACCTAAAGATAAGAAGACAAAACCAGAGGAATTTCACTCCCAACAGAACTCAGATCCTAGGGCTGAAGATTTGTGCTTCCAGAACCCTGAGATAAGCTCTGATCTGCACTTCTTAGATTCACAGAGTAGTAAAGAAGAGACTATGTTTCCTACAGATGGCAGCTTAAAACCTGCTAGAGGTTTAGGGCAGATCTCCTTCTACGATGGTTTGCTAACAAATCCAA GAAACGACCATCTGACTGGAAAGATGGAAGTGCCTGGGAGCTATAGTCTTTATCATCACCCAGAAGACTTTGGCATGTAG
- the LOC133851670 gene encoding uncharacterized protein LOC133851670 isoform X1 produces MAECRISDKRYTYIHDSKWPSEAADVHHIVVRKSGAKGFLVYLSALLILANGFHLFLVKDKSFIIVFWSFLLDAFLVKLMLQKPVKKESVIVMPAFGIQLETHYVSGKTIRRFVPIDKILKPALSECVTPVTCYWSLSFIVRGETELMLAFKELRPPVKMLVPIWKALCAATGSGGSLDTLTDDGPWC; encoded by the exons ATGGCGGAGTGTAGAATAAGTGATAAGAGATATACTTATATACATGACTCTAAGTGGCCTTCTGAAGCGGCCGACGTGCATCACATCGTTGTTCGGAAGAGCGGCGCAAAGGGTTTCCTTGTATACTTGTCGGCTCTTCTTATTTTAGCAAATGGGTTCCATCTTTTCCTCGTCAAG GATAAATCATTTATCATTGTTTTTTGGAGCTTTCTTTTGGATGCATTCCTTGTCAAGCTCATGCTCCAGAAGCCTGTTAAGAAAG AGTCTGTCATAGTTATGCCAGCTTTTGGAATTCAACTTGAAACTCACTATGTAAG TGGTAAAACTATCCGCCGCTTTGTACCCATTGACAAGATATTGAAACCTGCACTATCAGAATGTGTGACCCCTGTTACTTGCTACTGGAGCCTGTCTTTCATTGTACGAGGAGAGACAGAACTGATGTTGGCttttaag GAGTTACGTCCGCCGGTGAAAATGCTAGTCCCCATCTGGAAGGCCTTGTGTGCTGCCACCGGAAGTGGAGGAAGCCTCGACACACTCACTGATGATGGCCCATGGTGTTGA
- the LOC133851670 gene encoding uncharacterized protein LOC133851670 isoform X2 — translation MAECRISDKRYTYIHDSKWPSEAADVHHIVVRKSGAKGFLVYLSALLILANGFHLFLVKDKSFIIVFWSFLLDAFLVKLMLQKPVKKVMPAFGIQLETHYVSGKTIRRFVPIDKILKPALSECVTPVTCYWSLSFIVRGETELMLAFKELRPPVKMLVPIWKALCAATGSGGSLDTLTDDGPWC, via the exons ATGGCGGAGTGTAGAATAAGTGATAAGAGATATACTTATATACATGACTCTAAGTGGCCTTCTGAAGCGGCCGACGTGCATCACATCGTTGTTCGGAAGAGCGGCGCAAAGGGTTTCCTTGTATACTTGTCGGCTCTTCTTATTTTAGCAAATGGGTTCCATCTTTTCCTCGTCAAG GATAAATCATTTATCATTGTTTTTTGGAGCTTTCTTTTGGATGCATTCCTTGTCAAGCTCATGCTCCAGAAGCCTGTTAAGAAAG TTATGCCAGCTTTTGGAATTCAACTTGAAACTCACTATGTAAG TGGTAAAACTATCCGCCGCTTTGTACCCATTGACAAGATATTGAAACCTGCACTATCAGAATGTGTGACCCCTGTTACTTGCTACTGGAGCCTGTCTTTCATTGTACGAGGAGAGACAGAACTGATGTTGGCttttaag GAGTTACGTCCGCCGGTGAAAATGCTAGTCCCCATCTGGAAGGCCTTGTGTGCTGCCACCGGAAGTGGAGGAAGCCTCGACACACTCACTGATGATGGCCCATGGTGTTGA